From Phalacrocorax carbo chromosome 8, bPhaCar2.1, whole genome shotgun sequence, a single genomic window includes:
- the LOC104045199 gene encoding cytochrome c oxidase subunit 4 isoform 1, mitochondrial: protein MLASRAFSLIGKRAISTSICLRAHGHAGVVKAEDFSLPAYVDRRDVPLPEVAFVRDLSAQQKALKEKEKASWTALSVDEKVELYRIKFNETYAEMNRGSNEWKTVLGGVLFFLGVTGIILIWQKRYMYGPIPHTFSDEWLSMQTKRMLDMRINPVEGISSQWDFEKNEWKK from the exons ATGTTGGCTTCAAGGGCATTCAGCCTCATTGGGAAGAGAGCCATTTCCACCTCCATCTGCCTGAGAGCGCATGGACACG CTGGTGTTGTCAAAGCAGAGGATTTCAGCCTCCCAGCCTACGTCGACCGCCGTGATGTTCCCCTGCCTGAAGTGGCCTTTGTAAGGGATctctctgctcagcagaaggcgctgaaagagaaggaaaaggcgTCTTGGACTGCTCTGTCCGTTGATGAGAAAGTTGAAT tgtaCCGTATCAAATTTAACGAGACCTATGCAGAAATGAACAGAGGATCGAACGAATGGAAGACCGTCCTCGGTGGAGTGCTGTTCTTTCTTGGCGTAACCGGTATCATCCTCATTTGGCAGAAACGTTATA TGTACGGCCCTATTCCGCACACCTTCTCTGACGAGTGGCTGTCGATGCAGACCAAGAGAATGTTGGACATGCGGATTAATCCCGTGGAGGGCATCTCTTCCCAGTGGGATTTTGAGAAGAACGAATGGAAGAAATGA
- the EMC8 gene encoding ER membrane protein complex subunit 8, with protein sequence MKLTTQAYCKMVLHGAKYPHCAVNGLLVAERPSGAPRRDQAGPPSLFVDCIPLFHGTLALAPMLEVALTLIDSWCKENSYVIAGYYQANERVKDASPNQVAEKVASRIAEGFNDTALIMVDNTKFTMECVEPAIHVYELHENKWRCKDPHVDFCEDWAEAQRIAASLLDSKSYETLVDFDNHLDDIRNDWTNPEINKAVLHLC encoded by the exons ATGAAGCTGACCACCCAGGCCTACTGTAAGATGGTGTTACACGGCGCTAAATATCCGCACTGCGCCGTGAACGGGCTGCTGGTGGCTGAAAGGCCGTCGGGTGCCCCACGCCGCGACCAGGCCGGCCCCCCCTCGCTCTTCGTGGACTGCATCCCGCTGTTCCACGGCACCCTGGCCCTGGCGCCCATGCTGGAGGTGGCCCTCACCCTG ATTGACTCTTGGTGCAAAGAGAATAGCTACGTGATAGCTGGATATTACCAGGCAAATGAACGCGTGAAAGATGCCAG TCCAAACCAGGTTGCGGAAAAGGTGGCCTCCAGAATTGCAGAGGGCTTTAACGATACAGCGCTCATAATG GTCGATAACACCAAGTTTACAATGGAGTGTGTAGAGCCTGCCATCCACGTGTATGAGCTTCATGAGAACAAGTGGAGGTGCAAGGACCCGCATGT TGATTTTTGTGAAGATTGGGCCGAAGCTCAGAGAATCGCTGCATCTCTCTTGGACAGCAAGTCCTACGAGACGCTTGTAGATTTTGATAATCACCTGGATGATATCAGAAACGACTGGACAAACCCAGAGATCAACAAAGCTGTCCTCCACCTGTGCTAG